One Ignavibacteria bacterium DNA segment encodes these proteins:
- a CDS encoding PD-(D/E)XK nuclease family protein, with amino-acid sequence MKDFFVSIEGLSSENLTTEILAQILISREFAAYQRLFFSHIFQENCLKSTEEYGYEVTTQMDFKELGRPDLVIYNTNSVFLIENKFYAPYSNENQISRYIEILNTHFSNYSRKEIFLLTIKRRLNHYEEKISKDLILSNTKVGTVKLNYLLWDDILKIFASTNFVVNNLAYFIQTRFLTSIELDPKEIEMLNNNNYPQALNKIFNLIPLIKDIILKSYTVQRTSQSYNYYGFYIEQGLVKSWFGYFFPLWLTPIDVNVCTPLHLQIREEWITNGVDLTKFNNELSTIGFVKHNDFHWVKPYDLKLLSSKDSSSELNYEKLAQVLMNDLEKVQNVARP; translated from the coding sequence ATGAAAGACTTTTTTGTTTCTATAGAAGGATTATCTTCAGAGAATCTTACTACAGAAATTTTAGCCCAAATTTTAATATCCCGGGAATTTGCAGCATATCAGCGTTTATTCTTTAGTCACATATTCCAGGAAAACTGCTTAAAATCGACAGAAGAATACGGATACGAAGTTACAACGCAAATGGACTTTAAAGAGCTAGGGCGACCAGACTTGGTTATCTATAATACAAATTCTGTATTTCTCATTGAGAACAAATTCTATGCACCGTATTCTAACGAAAATCAAATAAGCCGTTATATCGAAATACTAAACACTCACTTCTCCAATTATTCAAGAAAGGAAATATTCTTACTAACAATCAAACGCAGACTAAATCACTACGAGGAAAAAATTAGTAAAGATCTGATTCTAAGCAACACTAAAGTTGGCACAGTGAAGCTCAACTATCTTTTATGGGATGATATTTTAAAGATTTTTGCATCTACAAATTTTGTTGTAAATAATTTAGCTTATTTTATTCAGACAAGGTTCCTTACTTCAATAGAATTAGACCCTAAGGAAATAGAAATGCTTAACAATAACAATTATCCACAAGCGTTGAATAAGATTTTCAATCTTATTCCATTAATTAAAGATATTATTTTAAAATCTTATACTGTTCAAAGAACCAGTCAGTCATATAATTATTATGGTTTTTACATTGAGCAAGGCTTGGTAAAATCCTGGTTTGGATATTTTTTCCCTTTATGGTTAACTCCTATTGATGTTAATGTATGTACCCCTCTACATTTACAGATAAGAGAGGAATGGATTACTAACGGAGTAGATTTAACAAAATTTAATAATGAGTTATCCACTATAGGATTTGTTAAGCATAATGATTTTCACTGGGTTAAACCTTATGACCTGAAATTGTTGTCTTCAAAAGACAGCAGTAGTGAGTTAAATTATGAAAAACTAGCTCAGGTTTTGATGAATGATCTGGAGAAAGTTCAAAATGTTGCCAGACCTTAG
- a CDS encoding beta-glucosidase translates to MKKISFLQIVTLLSLTCLVQAQGSRPEKLNIYHTDWIDLNKNGVMDPYENSKLDIEERVKDLIGRMTLEEKTCQTATLYGFGRVLKDELPNESWLSSIWKDGIANIDEHLNGYDGRHEGKNADTQYSWPPSKHASAINTVQKFFIEQTRLGIPVDFTNEGIRGVCHQGGTLFPADIATGSSWDVDLVSKIGHITGREARILGYTNIYSPILDLARDPRWGRTVETYGEDPYLVSRIGISQVKALQEEGVVSTPKHFAVYSVPKGGRDGASRTDPHVTPREVEEIYLAPFKAAFTEGHAMGTMSSYNDYNGIPVTGSSEFLTKKLRDEWGFKGYVVSDSRAVEYIFNKHHVAKDAKDAVRQSVEAGLNVRTDFTLPEDFILPLRELVQEGTIPISTLDKRVSDVLRVKFWLGLFDHPYVENPSLADKIVSSEEHLKVAKEASYKSMVLLKNANGTLPLKKNIKSILVAGPNADAEKPNICRYGPSRVDVVTVLEGLREKLPDVEIKYTRGCAVVDSAWPESEIMPRELKGKDKEEIDKAVEMAKGVDAAIVVLGEDEKLTGEFHSRTSLDLPGYQLDLVKAIYETGTPVIAVLMNGRPLSINWVDKYVPAIIETWFPGKFGGSAVADIIFGDYNPGGKLPITFPKTVGQLPMDFPFKPASDISDPTGIQGVLYPFGHGLSYTTFKYSNLKVSPEEQSADGEIKVTFEIENTGKLAGDEVPQLYINAEVSSVTTYVKNLRGFKRIHLLPGEKRLVEFTLKPGDLSILDRDMKRTVEPGRFSVMLGSSSEDIRLNGSFTIKH, encoded by the coding sequence ATGAAAAAAATCTCCTTCCTGCAGATTGTTACCTTATTATCCCTTACCTGCCTCGTGCAGGCACAGGGCAGCCGGCCTGAAAAATTAAATATCTACCACACTGACTGGATAGACCTGAATAAAAACGGCGTGATGGACCCTTATGAAAACTCCAAACTTGATATTGAGGAAAGGGTAAAGGACCTCATAGGCCGCATGACGCTTGAGGAAAAAACCTGCCAGACCGCAACACTCTACGGCTTCGGCCGCGTGCTTAAGGACGAGCTCCCGAACGAAAGCTGGCTTAGTAGCATCTGGAAAGACGGCATTGCAAACATTGACGAACATCTTAACGGCTACGACGGCCGCCACGAGGGCAAAAACGCCGATACGCAATACTCCTGGCCGCCATCCAAACACGCCTCGGCAATTAATACCGTCCAGAAATTCTTTATAGAACAAACGCGCCTGGGCATACCGGTCGATTTTACTAACGAGGGCATACGCGGCGTCTGCCACCAGGGAGGAACCCTTTTCCCCGCCGATATAGCAACCGGAAGCTCATGGGACGTTGACCTGGTCTCAAAAATAGGCCATATCACGGGCCGTGAAGCCCGCATACTAGGCTATACAAACATATATTCACCCATACTCGACCTTGCGCGCGATCCCCGCTGGGGCCGCACGGTGGAAACTTACGGCGAGGACCCCTACCTGGTCTCGCGCATCGGAATCTCCCAGGTAAAGGCGCTTCAAGAGGAGGGCGTTGTCTCAACTCCCAAACACTTCGCGGTCTACAGCGTACCCAAAGGGGGACGCGACGGCGCATCCAGGACCGATCCCCACGTAACCCCGCGTGAAGTTGAGGAAATCTACCTCGCCCCATTCAAAGCCGCATTTACCGAGGGCCATGCAATGGGCACAATGAGCTCGTACAACGATTATAACGGAATTCCCGTTACAGGCAGCAGCGAATTCCTTACAAAGAAACTGAGGGATGAATGGGGCTTCAAAGGCTATGTGGTATCCGACAGCAGGGCGGTGGAGTACATCTTCAACAAGCACCACGTGGCTAAGGACGCCAAGGACGCAGTCAGGCAGTCGGTAGAGGCGGGACTTAATGTAAGAACCGACTTTACGCTCCCGGAAGATTTCATACTGCCTTTGCGCGAACTGGTCCAGGAAGGCACAATACCCATAAGCACGCTGGATAAAAGAGTAAGCGACGTACTGAGGGTAAAGTTCTGGCTCGGACTCTTCGATCACCCCTACGTCGAAAATCCATCCCTTGCCGATAAAATAGTATCATCGGAAGAGCACCTGAAAGTCGCGAAGGAAGCCTCATACAAATCGATGGTGCTCCTTAAAAACGCAAACGGCACACTCCCGTTAAAGAAAAATATAAAATCAATTCTTGTAGCAGGCCCCAACGCCGATGCTGAAAAGCCGAATATCTGCCGCTACGGTCCCAGCAGAGTTGACGTTGTAACCGTGCTTGAAGGCCTGAGGGAAAAGCTTCCCGATGTGGAAATAAAATACACCAGGGGCTGCGCCGTGGTGGATAGCGCCTGGCCCGAAAGCGAAATAATGCCGCGCGAATTAAAGGGCAAGGACAAGGAAGAAATAGATAAAGCCGTGGAGATGGCCAAAGGCGTTGACGCGGCAATTGTTGTCCTTGGCGAGGATGAGAAGCTTACAGGGGAGTTCCATTCAAGAACGAGCCTCGACCTTCCGGGCTACCAGCTGGATCTTGTAAAAGCCATTTATGAGACCGGCACGCCTGTAATTGCGGTTCTTATGAACGGAAGGCCGCTTTCAATTAACTGGGTGGATAAGTACGTGCCCGCCATAATTGAAACCTGGTTCCCGGGCAAGTTCGGCGGATCGGCCGTGGCCGATATAATCTTCGGCGATTACAATCCCGGCGGAAAGCTCCCCATTACATTCCCAAAAACAGTAGGACAGCTGCCAATGGATTTCCCGTTCAAGCCCGCATCGGACATAAGCGATCCCACGGGCATACAGGGAGTCTTGTATCCCTTCGGGCACGGACTGAGCTACACAACATTTAAGTACAGCAATCTGAAAGTAAGTCCGGAAGAGCAGAGTGCGGACGGTGAAATAAAAGTAACATTTGAAATAGAGAACACGGGCAAACTTGCGGGCGATGAAGTGCCGCAGCTTTACATTAACGCCGAAGTAAGCAGTGTAACAACGTACGTAAAGAACCTGCGCGGATTTAAGAGGATACATCTTCTGCCCGGGGAAAAGAGGCTTGTGGAATTTACATTAAAGCCCGGTGACCTGAGCATACTGGACCGCGATATGAAGCGCACCGTAGAGCCCGGCAGATTCAGCGTAATGCTAGGCAGCTCCTCGGAGGACATAAGATTAAACGGAAGCTTCACAATTAAACATTAA
- a CDS encoding glycoside hydrolase family 92 protein has protein sequence MKRILMTVLLLTAIVSAGDKGAKKINPAGLVNPLVGTDSDYKLSNGNTYPAIALPWAMNFWSPQTGKMGSGWMYTYDEYKIKGFRQTHQPSPWIGDYGSFSIMPITGTLKFPEDERASWFSHKREIAKPYYYQVYLGDYNVSVEITPTERAAQFRVKYPKTDNSYLLIDAFNKGSYIKVIPKEKKLIGYCRNNKGGVPENFHNYFVVYFDKEIDSVCTWSEKGIFPGRTEETADHVMAAVKFKTNENETVHIRTASSFISFDQAELNLKREIGNDSFTETMTKAEKVWNDGLSRIEIEGGTESQMKTFYTALYRTMLFPRGLYEMDKDNKVVHYSPYDGVVHPGYMFTDNGFWDTFRAAFPLLTIMQPGLCSHIMEGLVNTYNESGWLPEWASPGHRDCMIGSNSASVIAGTYLNGIRGYDINKLYEAILKNSENEGPLESVGRRGVKYYNSLGYVPYDVKINENAARTLEYSYDDFAIWKLAQALGRPKDETDRFARRSMNYKNVFDKSTGFMRGRNSSGTFQSPFRPDKWGDAFTEGCAWHYTWAVFHDPAGLMNLMGGREKFTAKLDSLFTSAPTFDYSYYGVQIHEITEMVIAGMGQYAHGNQPVQHAIYLYNYAGEPWKAQAHAREAMDVLYTPEPDGLCGDEDNGQTSAWYVLSALGMYSVCPAAGEYVFGSPLFSKAVLHLENGKTFTIEASDNSHENIYIDKASLNGKDYTKNFLTHQDLIQGGSLEFRMSSKPNKSRGTAKGDMPYSFSE, from the coding sequence ATGAAAAGAATCCTGATGACTGTTTTACTGCTTACTGCAATTGTCTCCGCCGGAGATAAGGGCGCAAAAAAAATTAACCCGGCTGGCCTGGTTAACCCGCTCGTCGGCACGGACTCGGATTATAAACTCTCCAACGGCAACACTTACCCTGCCATTGCTCTTCCCTGGGCTATGAACTTCTGGTCGCCACAGACGGGCAAAATGGGCAGCGGCTGGATGTATACATACGATGAATATAAAATTAAAGGCTTCCGCCAGACCCACCAGCCCTCACCGTGGATTGGCGACTACGGCAGCTTCTCTATTATGCCCATTACCGGCACGCTTAAATTTCCTGAGGACGAACGCGCCTCCTGGTTCAGCCATAAAAGGGAAATTGCAAAGCCTTACTACTATCAGGTATACCTGGGCGACTATAACGTCTCGGTTGAAATAACCCCCACCGAACGCGCAGCGCAGTTCCGGGTAAAGTATCCCAAGACGGATAACTCCTACCTACTTATAGATGCCTTCAACAAAGGCTCATATATAAAGGTCATTCCAAAAGAAAAAAAACTAATAGGCTACTGCCGCAACAACAAAGGCGGCGTCCCGGAAAACTTTCATAACTACTTCGTCGTTTATTTTGATAAGGAAATAGATTCAGTCTGTACATGGAGCGAAAAGGGAATATTCCCCGGCAGAACAGAAGAAACAGCAGATCACGTAATGGCCGCGGTAAAATTCAAAACTAATGAAAATGAAACAGTCCACATCCGTACCGCTTCATCTTTTATAAGCTTTGATCAGGCGGAGCTGAACCTGAAAAGGGAAATAGGAAACGATTCATTTACCGAAACCATGACTAAAGCTGAAAAAGTGTGGAATGACGGCTTGTCCAGAATTGAAATTGAAGGCGGCACCGAAAGCCAGATGAAAACCTTCTACACTGCGCTCTACAGAACCATGCTTTTTCCAAGGGGACTTTATGAAATGGATAAGGATAATAAAGTTGTCCACTACAGCCCCTACGACGGTGTGGTTCATCCGGGCTACATGTTTACAGATAACGGCTTCTGGGACACCTTCCGCGCGGCTTTCCCGCTACTAACAATAATGCAGCCCGGACTATGCAGCCATATTATGGAGGGACTTGTAAATACCTACAACGAAAGCGGATGGCTACCCGAATGGGCAAGCCCCGGCCACCGCGACTGCATGATAGGCTCCAACTCGGCTTCCGTTATTGCAGGCACATACCTTAACGGCATAAGGGGATACGACATAAATAAACTTTATGAAGCCATACTGAAGAACTCCGAAAATGAAGGCCCGCTTGAATCCGTAGGCCGCCGCGGCGTAAAGTATTACAATTCGCTTGGCTACGTGCCTTACGACGTCAAAATCAATGAAAACGCCGCCCGCACGCTTGAATACAGCTACGACGACTTTGCAATATGGAAGCTCGCACAGGCGCTCGGCCGCCCCAAAGATGAAACAGACCGCTTTGCCAGACGCTCCATGAACTACAAAAACGTCTTTGACAAGTCCACTGGCTTCATGCGCGGAAGAAACAGCAGCGGCACATTCCAGAGCCCCTTCAGGCCCGACAAATGGGGCGACGCCTTTACTGAAGGATGCGCCTGGCATTACACATGGGCCGTATTTCATGACCCCGCGGGACTGATGAACCTCATGGGCGGAAGGGAGAAATTTACGGCAAAGCTCGACTCTTTATTTACCTCAGCCCCCACGTTCGACTATTCATATTACGGAGTGCAGATACACGAGATTACGGAAATGGTAATTGCGGGCATGGGTCAGTACGCTCACGGCAACCAGCCCGTTCAGCACGCAATATACCTTTACAACTACGCGGGCGAGCCCTGGAAGGCTCAGGCGCACGCGCGTGAGGCAATGGACGTACTTTACACTCCCGAGCCCGACGGCCTCTGCGGCGACGAGGATAACGGTCAGACAAGCGCGTGGTATGTACTTTCAGCCTTGGGCATGTACTCCGTATGCCCCGCGGCAGGGGAGTACGTATTCGGATCCCCCTTATTCAGCAAAGCCGTGCTCCACCTCGAAAACGGAAAAACCTTTACCATTGAAGCCAGTGACAATTCGCATGAGAACATCTATATCGATAAAGCATCACTTAACGGCAAAGACTACACCAAAAATTTCCTGACGCACCAGGACCTGATACAAGGCGGCAGCCTTGAATTCCGCATGAGCAGTAAACCCAACAAAAGCAGGGGAACGGCGAAGGGCGATATGCCGTATTCGTTCTCGGAATGA
- the mgrA gene encoding L-glyceraldehyde 3-phosphate reductase yields MTYLPSASRYEGMTYKRCGKSGLKLPLISLGLWMNFGGVNIYENSRSMLFRAFDLGITHFDLANNYGPPYGSAEETFGSVMERDLRPYRDELVISTKAGYDMWPGPYGNWGSRKYIISSLDQSLKRMKLDYVDIFYHHRPDPETPVEESMMALDQIVRSGKALYAGISNYSAEQTKKAVEIMKELKTPFIIHQAKYNMFNRWIEDGLLDVLDKNGMGCIVFSPLAQGLLTDKYLKGIPEGSRASKSYSSLKDQITDDKVRKLNDLNNMAKERNQTLAQMALAWTMRLPGVTSTLIGASRVEHINDAIALLKNTSFSEEEIKRIDSILYSL; encoded by the coding sequence ATGACTTACCTGCCATCTGCCTCCAGATATGAGGGCATGACGTATAAAAGATGCGGCAAGAGCGGCCTTAAGCTTCCTCTTATATCGCTGGGACTCTGGATGAATTTCGGCGGCGTGAATATCTATGAAAACAGCCGCAGTATGCTATTCAGGGCTTTCGACCTTGGAATTACACATTTCGACCTGGCAAATAACTACGGACCTCCCTACGGCAGCGCCGAGGAAACTTTCGGCAGCGTTATGGAACGCGACCTCAGGCCTTACCGCGATGAGCTTGTAATATCGACCAAAGCGGGCTACGATATGTGGCCGGGTCCATACGGCAACTGGGGATCGAGGAAGTACATCATTTCAAGCCTCGACCAGAGCCTGAAGAGAATGAAGCTGGATTATGTGGATATTTTCTACCACCACAGGCCCGATCCCGAGACTCCCGTTGAGGAATCCATGATGGCGCTGGACCAGATAGTCCGTTCAGGCAAGGCTCTTTATGCGGGCATTTCAAATTACAGTGCCGAGCAGACAAAAAAGGCGGTTGAGATTATGAAGGAGCTCAAGACGCCATTTATTATCCACCAGGCAAAGTATAACATGTTCAACCGCTGGATTGAGGACGGACTGTTGGATGTGCTGGATAAAAACGGCATGGGATGCATTGTGTTCTCCCCGCTGGCGCAGGGACTCCTTACAGATAAGTACCTCAAAGGCATACCCGAAGGCTCACGCGCGTCAAAAAGCTACAGCTCGCTTAAGGACCAGATTACAGACGACAAGGTTAGAAAGCTGAACGACCTGAACAATATGGCAAAAGAGCGCAACCAGACTCTGGCGCAGATGGCGCTTGCATGGACTATGAGGCTTCCGGGTGTAACTTCAACGCTAATAGGCGCAAGCCGTGTTGAGCACATAAACGACGCCATCGCCCTCCTTAAGAACACCTCGTTCAGCGAAGAGGAGATTAAGAGGATAGATTCTATTTTGTACAGCCTCTGA
- a CDS encoding SecC motif-containing protein has protein sequence MKIYDINKYAEKAVNDQNNTPLDDFDGLTPNQMEQIL, from the coding sequence ATGAAAATCTATGACATAAATAAATACGCCGAAAAGGCTGTCAACGACCAGAATAATACCCCCCTGGATGACTTCGACGGGCTTACTCCTAACCAGATGGAACAGATCCTCTA